A genomic region of Chaetodon auriga isolate fChaAug3 chromosome 11, fChaAug3.hap1, whole genome shotgun sequence contains the following coding sequences:
- the mypn gene encoding myopalladin: protein MQENTDQPPSLSQLLRESYLAEARAQQRHSEMSRSDASSSRLQIYGSLKGKAEDSVGHSDSQFPDLSAFLSQEELDKSVNLARQAIGHESREERAEVKATVTPLTPSNISPASLSSSEPSSVPMAVPFTQLAPEFKELPATHTTFTSDRKMLKASTRQENMIRNSRDSSEGFNDFNRSGRNAPYGVETQSKKEFLNKAADFIEELSSLFKANSSKRVRPRTCKTHRSRNQNKSQSDGTVYPFSPDSRERVALQVEEEKERPSPAVSHQPEVQLDPGTGHVEFQDCRITEEQQYDSVSQEVEEEEAESCALTETPYPSEPVCEPPHFIQKLKSREVPEGSKVQLDCIVRGLPVPEVRWFCEGKELENSPDIQIITNGELHSLIISEAFEEDTGRYSCFASNFYGTDSTSAEIYVEGASSSDSEGEQHFEHVAQLQRKSSPPSSSQTLSADEEHSPSTEPAAAAEEPAEQLSSPPTNQIIPDPPLLVQTSATILPAPELSKTPVAPTAHRAEEETTVSPVQVFPTLTPCVTELPEAQEVSPSISVISTQPAAQTATVIATSLPLNSVVSSVLPGLSAPIQTPQAESQTSNHSYLQGLNGQPIMAAPVFTKSLQDLLASEGQLVVLECRVKGTPSPRVDWYREGKIIEDSPDFRILQKKPRSPAESEEICTLVIAEVFPEDSGMFTCTASNKYGTVSSTAALRVKGNGSSNHVRPFTSLTLGPSQIQEPFPSAPTINPHLEVTATNSIKPHSSTIRLDPLISNTLRLDPLNTSTLRLDPHSSSMLRPDPLRTSLPNLEPSSLSSSSCLNSLSTSTPNLDPFYLHQGPPGSSGARPEPQSSGQVSSYPKPFTSPSAFETSAKKEVSKPSVTSPDTSPKVKETSNHQNGSPVVVPLPDPPPNSCLKTGTLTNHKDSRSSSRVGLRVHFKLPEDEEDEQSDPSSQSDEDTSQMLLNKEPPPVRAKPKLDPAQLQLLHNQVLMEQQQETEPQTQTHIQPQSHPPMQIQMQPEIQSAHEGPLWSPRMYREPHPPPLNPFLNTTAPPQQTPHSAPVTATAPPAPSLSSAPALATTFSPLLNTSPATPLSSPPSVPQLKTSSLVTSPPPAPQLKTAPPFSTAPVTQMNTIHASHLNLSPAALARTEATPNFFSPPAPKLSTAPTYSTPALQQITSPAPLLRSTHASLMNLTATSNTFNYTRPKEFIVAQTFSPVRSPSPTESPVPLLHELAAELNSSTASSPTLPPFSPPPRIFPTRVLKSATSPPSLVSSPTPGSASFLSSAFAIRAQSPPQASSPTSSSSTPSPIQNPVAFLSSVLPSLTPSQPTNSMGLPRGAPVGLKKTVPKVRLSSAEDIRESKEILLHDIEKKLRFRDDTQHFAHQQKLSIEGKTASRPLGPNIPATVINYDEEYKVSNFEQRLMSEIEFRLERTPVEESDDEVQHDDVPSGKCIAPIFDKKLKNFRAMEGVPVTFSCKIVGIPVPKVYWFKDGKQILRKNVHYKKIREGDGTCALHIESTTNDDDGNYTVMAANPQGRISCSGHLIVQTGPPRTRMTPIHSQRVRARIQEVESEQTQERFFRPHFLQAPGDMLAHEGRLCRLDCKVSGLPNPELMWLANGRPIYPDFYHKMLVRENGIHSLVIDPLMQKDAGTYTCIASNKAGQSSFSLELTVVEKEMKHPPQFLEKLQNMGIPEGTPVRLECRAVGMPPPLIFWKKDNETICKTKDRISMTQDATGYVCLLIQPTTKDDAGWYTVSAKNEAGIVSCTCRLDIYAQWHQSIPASMKKAPRTGSRYAALTGQGLDIKSAFPTSDTSPILFSSSPPEATLESEEL, encoded by the exons ATGCAAGAGAACACTGACCAGCCACCGTCGCTGTCTCAGCTCTTAAGAGAGAGCTACCTGGCCGAGGCCAGGGCCCAGCAGCGCCACAGCGAGATGAGCCGCTCGGACGCTTCCTCCTCACGCCTTCAGATCTACGGGTCACTCAAAGGCAAGGCTGAGGACTCTGTGGGCCACAGTGATTCCCAATTCCCAGACCTCTCAGCCTTCCTCAGCCAAGAGGAGCTGGATAAGAGTGTGAACCTGGCCCGCCAGGCCATCGGACATGAGTCTCGTGAGGAGAGGGCAGAGGTTAAGGCCACGGTCACACCATTAACCCCCTCCAACATCTCCCCAGCCTCGCTTTCTTCCTCTGAACCCTCATCTGTTCCCATGGCTGTTCCCTTCACCCAGCTAGCCCCTGAATTCAAAGAACtgccagcaacacacacaacattcaCATCAGACAGAAAGATGCTCAAAGCGTCCACACGGCAGGAAAACATGATCAGAAACAGCAGGGACTCCAGTGAAGGATTCAACGACTTTAACAGGTCGGGGAGGAACGCTCCGTACGGTGTGGAGACCCAGTCCAAGAAGGAATTCCTCAATAAGGCAGCAGACTTCATTGAAgagctctcctctctcttcaagGCCAACAGCTCCAAACGCGTACGACCGAGAACGTGCAAAACCCACAGGAGTAGGAACCAGAACAAGAGCCAGAGTGATGGGACAGTTTATCCCTTCAGCCCAGACAGCAGGGAGCGTGTTgccctgcaggtggaggaggagaaggagaggccCAGCCCTGCTGTTAGCCACCAACCAGAAGTCCAGCTGGACCCTGGGACTGGGCATGTGGAGTTTCAGGACTGCAGGATTACTGAGGAGCAGCAGTACGACTCTGTTTcccaggaggtggaggaggaggaggctgaaagcTGTGCCCTGACAGAAACTCCTTACCCATCGGAGCCTGTGTGCGAGCCTCCTCATTTCATCCAGAAGCTGAAAAGCAGGGAGGTTCCAGAGGGCAGCAAGGTCCAATTAGACTGCATTGTACGAGGACTCCCTGTGCCTGAAGTGCG GTGGTTTTGTGAAGGCAAGGAGCTGGAGAACAGCCCTGATATTCAAATCATCACCAACGGCGAGCTGCATTCTCTGATCATCTCAGAGGCGTTCGAGGAAGATACTGGACGCTACTCTTGCTTTGCGTCTAATTTCTATGGCACCGACTCCACATCAGCTGAGATCTATGTCGAAG GTGCCTCCTCTTCGGATTCTGAGGGAGAACAGCACTTTGAACATGTAGCCCA GCTGCAAAGGAAATCCTCACCTCCATCATCGAGCCAAACTCTCTCTGCAGACGAGGAACACTCTCCATCAACTGAACCTGCAGCAGCCGCTGAGgagccagcagagcagctctcctctccaccaACAAACCAAATCATCCCAGATCCTCCTCTACTGGTCCAGACATCAGCCACCATACTTCCAGCCCCAGAGCTGTCGAAGACACCCGTGGCACCCACAGCACACCgtgctgaggaggagacaacagtgtcacctgtgcaggtgtttcCTACCTTGACACCCTGTGTTACAGAACTTCCAGAGGCCCAGGAGGTGTCACCATCTATCTCAGTCATATCCACACAGCCGGCAGCGCAGACAGCTACAGTGATAGCTACATCATTGCCTTTGAACTCGGTGGTCTCGTCTGTGCTGCCTGGCCTGTCAGCTCCAATACAAACACCCCAAGCAGAG AGTCAAACCTCCAACCACAGCTATCTGCAAGGGTTGAACGGGCAACCTATCATGGCTGCCCCTGTATTCACAAAG AGCCTGCAGGACCTCCTTGCGTCAGAAGGCCAGCTGGTGGTGCTAGAGTGCCGTGTTAAAGGGACGCCGTCACCTCGAGTGGACTGgtacagagagggaaaaattATAGAGGACTCTCCTGATTTCAGGATCCTGCAGAAAa aACCCAGATCTCCCGCTGAATCAG AGGAAATATGCACTCTGGTCATTGCTGAGGTCTTTCCAGAGGATTCGGGGATGTTTACTTGTACAGCGAGCAACAAGTATGGAACCGTGTCCAGCACTGCTGCACTAAGGGTCAAAG GCAATGGCAGCAGCAACCACGTGAGGCCTTTCACCAGTTTGACACTGGGACCCAGTCAAATCCAAGAACCTTTCCCATCAGCTCCCACTATAAACCCTCATCTAGAGGTTACTGCGACCAATAGCATCAAGCCCCACTCCAGCACCATTCGTCTAGACCCGCTCATCTCTAACACCTTACGCCTGGACCCCTTAAACACCAGCACCCTCCGCCTGGACCCCCACAGCTCTAGCATGTTGCGTCCAGACCCTCTCCGCACCAGTCTACCCAATCTGGAACCCTCCAgcctgagcagcagctcctgtctCAACTCTCTCAGCACCAGCACCCCCAACTTAGATCCTTTCTACCTCCACCAGGGCCCTCCTGGATCCAGTGGAGCACGTCCAGAACCACAGAGCAGCGGACAGGTGTCCTCATACCCAAAACCCTTCACCTCTCCTTCTGCATTTGAGACTTCGGCCAAGAAGGAAGTGTCCAAACCTTCAGTGACATCTCCTGACACGAGCCCTAAAGTGAAGGAGACCTCAAACCATCAGAATGGGAGCCCCGTTGTGGTGCCCCTCCCTGACCCCCCTCCTAACTCCTGCCTAAAGACAGGCACCCTAACGAACCACAAAGACTCCCGCTCCAGCTCCAGAGTCGGTCTGCGTGTGCACTTCAAACTGcctgaggatgaagaggatgagcaAAGTGACCCCTCCAGTCAGTCTGATGAAGACACCAGTCAGATGTTACTCAACAAAGAACCACCACCAGTGCGGGCTAAACCCAAACT GGACCCAGCCCAGCTCCAGCTTCTGCACAACCAGGTCCtcatggagcagcagcaggagaccGAACCTCAGACCCAAACCCACATCCAGCCTCAGTCCCATCCCCCAATGCAGATTCAGATGCAGCCTGAGATCCAAAGTGCTCATGAAGGTCCACTGTGGTCTCCACGAATGTACCGTGAACCCCATCCACCACCTTTAAATCCCTTCCTTAACACCACGGCGCCCCCACAGCAGACACCCCACTCTGCACCTGTGACGGCCACCGCCCCCCCTGCTCCTTCTCTGAGCTCAGCTCCAGCACTCGCCACCACCTTTTCACCCCTTCTCAACACTTCTCCTGCTACTCCTTTGAGCTCCCCTCCCTCAGTTCCTCAGCTCAAGACTTCCTCACTGGTGACCTCCCCTCCACCTGCcccacagctgaaaacagctcctCCTTTCAGTACAGCTCCTGTAACCCAGATGAACACCATCCATGCCTCCCACCTCAATCTGTCCCCTGCAGCTCTTGCCAGAACTGAGGCCACACCCAACTTTttctctccacctgcaccaAAGCTCAGTACAGCCCCTACATATTCAACCCCGGCCTTACAGCAGATCACATCTCCAGCTCCACTACTGAGAAGCACCCACGCCTCCCTCATGAACCTCACAGCCACCTCCAACACCTTTAACTACACCCGGCCTAAAGAGTTCATAGTTGCTCAGACCTTCTCACCAGTCAGGAGTCCTTCGCCAACAGAATCACCTGTCCCTCTGCTCCATGAGCTGGCCGCTGAGCTCAACTCCTCTACGGCAAGCTCCCCTACTCTCCCGCCATTCTCCCCACCACCCAGAATTTTCCCCACAAGGGTGCTCAAGTCTGCCACCAGCCCTCCGTCCCTTGTATCCTCACCCACACCGGGGTCAGCATCGTTCCTGAGCAGCGCGTTCGCCATACGAGCCCAGTCACCTCCCCAGGCATCCTCtcccacctccagcagctcaacCCCCAGCCCCATTCAAAACCCTGTGGCGTTCCTGAGTTCCGTCCTGCCATCCCTGACTCCGAGTCAGCCCACCAACTCAATGGGCCTGCCCAGGGGAGCTCCTGTAGG gCTAAAAAAGACCGTACCAAAGGTGCGCCTGTCGTCAGCTGAAGACATTCGTGAAAGCAAAGAAATTCTCCTCCATGACATCGAGAAAAAGCTTCGATTTAGAGATGATACTCAACATTTTGCACATCAACAG AAGCTGAGTATTGAGGGGAAAACAGCGAGCAGACCCCTTGGACCAAACATTCCTGCTACTGTCATTAACTATGATGAG GAGTACAAAGTGTCCAATTTTGAGCAGCGACTAATGAGTGAGATCGAATTCCGTTTGGAGCGAACGCCGGTAGAGGAGTCGGATGATGAGGTGCAGCACGATGATGTCCCATCAGGAAAATGCATTGCGCCCATATTTGACAAGAAACTGAAGAACTTCAGAGCCATGGAAGGCGTGCCTGTCACGTTCTCATGTAAAATAGTGGGAATCCCCGTTCCAAAG GTTTACTGGTTCAAGGATGGCAAACAGATCTTAAGGAAGAATGTCCATTACAAGAAGATAAGAGAGGGAGATGGGACCTGTGCTTTACATATCGAGTCCACGaccaatgatgatgatggcaacTATACCGTCATGGCAGCTAATCCACAG GGGCGAATCAGCTGCTCGGGTCATTTGATAGTCCAAACAGGACCTCCCCGAACCCGAATGACACCTATTCACTCTCAGAG GGTGCGAGCCCGCATACAGGAAGTTGAAAGTGAGCAAACCCAGGAGCGCTTTTTTCGGCCCCACTTCCTCCAGGCTCCAGGGGACATGCTGGCTCACGAGGGAAGACTTTGTAGACTAGATTGTAAG GTGAGCGGCCTACCCAACCCAGAGCTGATGTGGTTGGCCAACGGAAGGCCAATCTATCCAGACTTTTACCACAAGATGTTGGTGCGGGAGAATGGCATCCATTCTCTGGTCATTGATCCTCTGATGCAGAAAGACGCcggcacatacacatgcattgCAAGCAACAAAGCAGGGCAGAGTTCCTTTAGTCTAGAACTGACAGTTGTGG agaaagaaatgaagcaCCCTCCCCAGTTCTTGGAGAAGCTGCAGAACATGGGTATTCCTGAGGGAACTCCAGTGAGGCTCGAGTGTCGGGCGGTGGGTATGCCCCCGCCACTCATCTTCTGGAAGAAAGACAATGAAACCATTTGTAAAACTAAGGACAGAATCAG CATGACCCAGGATGCAACGGGATATGTGTGTCTCCTCATCCAGCCAACAACAAAGGACGATGCTGGCTGGTACACGGTGTCAGCAAAAAACGAAGCTGGAATTGTGTCCTGCACCTGCAGGCTGGATATCTATG CACAGTGGCATCAGAGCATCCCTGCATCCATGAAGAAGGCTCCACGCACAGGCAGCCGCTATGCAGCTCTGACAGGCCAGGGGCTTGACATCAAGTCAGCTTTCCCCACATCGGACACCAGCCCCATCCTCTTCTCCAGCTCCCCTCCTGAGGCCACGCTGGAGAGTGAGGAGCTGTGA